Proteins found in one Nanoarchaeota archaeon genomic segment:
- a CDS encoding NFACT family protein, with protein sequence MEKENKAQLVLDNHDKTRKHMKEELSSLDIKIIVSEMQSLGLIGARMEKFYQKEREIHILLHIPQQGTHTLVLGSGKIFLTKKRFEYGQVPPTFAMTLRKYLGGKKIAAISQHEFDRVIVIETDAHKIIAELFRNGNIVLTDPEYKIWSMLERQEWKDRAIKMRETYKFPARGNTHGICGFQAFRDPEPQNDEIFSKLKESDRQVVVFLASVMSFGGEYAEEILFRANIDKTKSCKTLSEKEISAISREIKKILEEKPAPYVVLDAEKAEDFAPFEMARHKGKARKETSTFNEAVADYFSCDDARNAPKIAAAVAADKGTAAKFNIRLQQQMSAIARIESESKHAKKTGDLIYANFELFQQAVAEKERHKINRKEKTITIAIEGEKVVVFYEQPLSKSAEKYYGRAKKLKEKVARLKLEIERTKKEMSLHKKDTVQKKSAPEPKKIEWYHKYRWFFTSGGFLCVSGKDADTNEELIKKRVEKTDIVIHADITGSPFGLLKTRGKPADEKSIKEALEFVASYSRAWQAGVGIVDAYWVLPEQVTKKTPAGEYIGKGSFMVYGKKNSFKTELRLAIGVKNGEAVAGAISSVPEPFAVIKPGRSEAKKLAEEVKAYLITHSTKELKSRAEKISLDEIARHIPFGKGELAI encoded by the coding sequence ATGGAAAAAGAAAATAAGGCTCAATTAGTGCTTGATAATCATGACAAAACAAGAAAACACATGAAAGAAGAGCTCTCGTCCCTTGACATCAAAATCATTGTTTCTGAAATGCAGAGCCTGGGCCTTATCGGCGCGCGAATGGAAAAGTTCTACCAGAAAGAGCGCGAAATACATATACTTCTTCACATTCCGCAGCAGGGCACGCATACGCTTGTGCTTGGCTCGGGAAAGATATTTTTGACAAAGAAAAGATTTGAATACGGGCAGGTTCCGCCTACTTTTGCAATGACTCTGCGCAAATACCTTGGAGGAAAAAAAATAGCGGCAATAAGCCAGCATGAATTCGACAGAGTTATTGTCATTGAAACTGACGCGCACAAAATCATCGCCGAGCTATTCAGGAACGGAAATATTGTGCTGACAGATCCTGAATATAAAATATGGTCAATGCTTGAGCGGCAGGAATGGAAAGACCGCGCGATAAAGATGCGCGAAACATACAAGTTCCCAGCGCGCGGAAATACTCATGGAATCTGCGGATTCCAAGCTTTTAGGGACCCCGAGCCCCAAAATGATGAAATATTCTCCAAGTTAAAAGAGTCTGACAGGCAGGTTGTCGTGTTCCTTGCATCTGTTATGTCATTTGGCGGAGAGTATGCGGAAGAGATACTTTTCCGCGCAAATATTGACAAGACAAAGAGCTGCAAAACGCTTTCTGAAAAAGAGATTTCGGCGATATCGCGCGAAATAAAAAAGATACTCGAAGAAAAACCGGCGCCTTATGTTGTTCTTGATGCGGAAAAAGCAGAGGATTTTGCGCCGTTTGAAATGGCTCGCCATAAAGGCAAAGCAAGAAAAGAAACAAGTACTTTCAACGAAGCGGTTGCCGATTATTTTTCATGCGACGATGCCAGAAACGCGCCAAAAATCGCGGCAGCTGTTGCAGCTGATAAAGGCACAGCCGCAAAGTTCAATATACGCCTCCAGCAGCAGATGTCTGCAATCGCGCGCATTGAAAGCGAGTCCAAGCACGCGAAAAAGACTGGAGACTTGATTTATGCAAATTTTGAACTATTCCAGCAAGCAGTTGCAGAAAAGGAAAGGCACAAGATAAACCGCAAGGAAAAAACAATAACGATAGCAATTGAAGGCGAAAAAGTAGTTGTCTTCTACGAACAGCCTCTATCAAAAAGCGCGGAGAAATACTACGGCCGGGCGAAAAAACTGAAGGAAAAAGTCGCGCGCCTTAAGCTTGAAATCGAGCGGACAAAAAAAGAAATGTCTTTGCACAAAAAAGATACAGTACAGAAAAAAAGCGCGCCCGAGCCAAAAAAAATAGAGTGGTACCACAAATACCGCTGGTTCTTCACATCCGGCGGATTTCTGTGCGTTTCAGGAAAGGACGCAGACACAAACGAGGAATTGATAAAAAAACGTGTTGAAAAGACCGACATCGTGATTCACGCGGACATCACCGGCTCGCCGTTCGGATTGCTAAAAACGCGCGGAAAACCGGCTGACGAAAAATCGATAAAAGAAGCGCTTGAGTTTGTCGCATCCTATTCAAGAGCGTGGCAGGCGGGAGTCGGGATTGTTGATGCCTATTGGGTACTTCCCGAACAGGTGACCAAAAAAACGCCTGCAGGAGAATATATCGGAAAAGGCTCGTTCATGGTCTATGGCAAAAAGAATTCCTTCAAAACAGAGCTTCGGCTTGCGATTGGTGTGAAAAACGGCGAGGCTGTTGCAGGCGCGATTTCTTCAGTCCCTGAGCCTTTTGCAGTAATAAAACCAGGGCGCTCGGAGGCAAAAAAGCTTGCCGAGGAAGTTAAAGCATATCTTATCACGCACAGCACAAAAGAGCTTAAATCAAGAGCAGAGAAGATATCACTTGACGAAATCGCGCGGCACATTCCATTCGGAAAGGGTGAACTGGCTATATAA
- a CDS encoding TATA-box-binding protein, whose translation MVTSKKTGKVAQTKEKIAPKTSHNIKIQNVVISVDTGTRMLLDVLARHLENAEYEPESFPGLVYRIKEPKASTLIFTTGKIICSGAKSFDEAKLAITKLIKKFREIGLKVPSEPKTEIVNIVASAELGARLDLNKIVFELGECEYEPEQFPGLVYRLDSPKVVFLIFNSGKLVCTGARSEKAVELAVDNLRKKLKDIKAM comes from the coding sequence ATGGTCACTTCTAAAAAAACAGGGAAAGTTGCGCAAACTAAAGAAAAAATAGCTCCTAAAACATCCCATAACATAAAAATACAAAATGTTGTTATTTCTGTAGATACCGGCACGCGCATGCTTCTTGACGTTCTTGCAAGGCACCTTGAAAACGCAGAATATGAGCCGGAATCATTCCCGGGGCTTGTGTACCGCATAAAGGAACCGAAAGCATCGACACTCATATTCACAACAGGAAAAATCATATGCTCTGGCGCTAAATCATTTGACGAAGCAAAACTCGCCATAACAAAACTGATAAAGAAATTCAGAGAAATCGGCCTGAAAGTGCCAAGCGAGCCGAAAACAGAAATTGTGAACATTGTCGCTTCTGCAGAGCTTGGGGCGCGCCTTGACCTGAACAAGATTGTTTTCGAGCTTGGAGAGTGCGAATATGAGCCCGAACAGTTCCCGGGGCTTGTGTACCGCCTAGATTCGCCAAAGGTAGTGTTTTTGATATTTAATTCCGGAAAGCTTGTTTGTACTGGGGCGCGTTCTGAAAAAGCAGTCGAGCTTGCGGTTGATAATTTGCGAAAGAAACTGAAAGATATCAAGGCGATGTAA
- a CDS encoding nucleotidyltransferase family protein gives MNSDASTIQVVLIAGGMGERLRHRTHDAIPKALLKLGDKPIIDYCIELFSKNGFKDFVLLLGHGGDQLKDYVGDGSKFGITVKYSLEKEKLGKAGAIKQGLDIGVIDRKKACIITYPDDLILNKDFPKQLLRRHMVGKEKGCLSTVVRVNKTIYRYGVVNTDDEGFVISFEEKPPVMMPANVAIYVLEPHVYEIIDKFVDMSKKPIDFEDVVVPELVRRRVLYSFTIPYESWIPINEEKEFRQAEKALGIKGSNNGTV, from the coding sequence ATGAATTCTGATGCGTCAACTATACAGGTTGTTTTGATTGCCGGCGGAATGGGCGAGCGCCTAAGGCACAGGACTCATGATGCCATTCCAAAAGCTCTTCTTAAGCTCGGCGACAAGCCTATAATTGATTACTGCATCGAGCTTTTTTCAAAAAACGGCTTTAAGGATTTTGTTTTGCTCCTAGGACATGGCGGCGACCAGCTCAAAGATTATGTTGGCGATGGCTCAAAATTTGGAATAACTGTAAAATATTCTCTTGAGAAAGAAAAGCTCGGGAAAGCTGGCGCAATAAAACAAGGGCTTGATATTGGAGTGATAGATCGAAAAAAGGCATGCATAATAACCTATCCGGATGATTTGATTCTAAATAAAGACTTTCCAAAACAGCTCCTCAGGCGCCATATGGTTGGAAAGGAGAAAGGATGCCTTTCAACTGTTGTGCGGGTGAATAAAACAATATACCGCTACGGCGTTGTCAATACAGATGATGAAGGATTCGTCATAAGTTTTGAGGAAAAGCCCCCTGTTATGATGCCGGCAAATGTTGCGATTTATGTTCTTGAGCCACATGTCTATGAGATTATTGACAAGTTTGTCGATATGTCAAAAAAGCCGATTGATTTTGAAGATGTTGTAGTGCCCGAGCTTGTGAGGCGAAGAGTTCTATACAGCTTCACAATACCCTACGAAAGCTGGATTCCGATAAATGAGGAAAAAGAGTTCAGGCAGGCGGAAAAAGCGCTCGGTATAAAAGGCTCAAATAACGGCACGGTTTAA
- the glmS gene encoding glutamine--fructose-6-phosphate transaminase (isomerizing), whose product MCGIIGYSGKENAKGRIFECLKKLDYRGYDSWGIAVAYKSEIIVAKKAGRLPEKNSEINLPNANMGVGHTRWATHGGVTEKNAHPHLSNNGKIAVVHNGIIENFEKQKEFLKSKGFIFNSETDTETIPNTIEYHMGRGYDFIEAAKRSLRHLEGQYAVIAMDGEGKMVAVRKEAPLVAGIGKDEYFFASDVTAFLEHTKDAIFLEENEMAIIEGSFQIFNMQKNVFVERNISKIEWDAEQAKKGDFDHFFLKEIMEQANVIERISKIDPKLIKEIADEIKKANGVYIVACGTASYACLHGLYTFSKIAKKHINFCVASEFQHFKHFLTDKSLIIAVSQSGETADTLCAIRAAKSMGAKVVSITNSMGSSLMRESHKSILQKAGPEIAVNSTKAYTSQLALLGLIAYELAGNLDEGIAKLNELSKDIFYLTSENARKFVKTLAEKLKDHEHIYLVGRGMQYPTALEAAHKIKEVSYIHAEAFAAGELKHGPNALITKGTPYVIFTADENEKEIISSAMEVKARGAYVIGVGPKNNDVFDYFIKVREAGDFNSIVQIIPMQILSYQLALLRGCDPDKPRNLAKSVTVK is encoded by the coding sequence ATGTGCGGAATAATCGGATATTCGGGAAAAGAAAATGCAAAGGGAAGAATATTCGAGTGCCTTAAAAAGCTTGACTACCGCGGATATGATTCCTGGGGCATTGCAGTTGCATATAAGAGCGAAATTATTGTCGCAAAAAAGGCAGGACGACTGCCTGAAAAAAACAGCGAAATCAACCTCCCAAATGCGAATATGGGTGTAGGGCATACAAGATGGGCTACGCATGGCGGAGTTACTGAAAAAAACGCGCACCCGCACCTGTCAAACAACGGAAAAATCGCTGTCGTGCATAACGGAATTATCGAGAATTTCGAAAAACAAAAAGAATTTCTTAAAAGCAAAGGATTCATTTTTAATTCTGAAACAGACACTGAAACAATACCCAACACAATCGAATATCATATGGGGCGCGGTTATGACTTCATAGAAGCCGCAAAACGATCGCTTAGGCATCTTGAAGGGCAGTATGCTGTGATTGCCATGGATGGTGAGGGCAAAATGGTCGCAGTAAGAAAAGAAGCGCCACTTGTTGCAGGTATTGGTAAAGACGAATATTTTTTTGCATCAGATGTAACTGCTTTTCTTGAGCACACAAAAGACGCAATATTTCTTGAGGAAAATGAAATGGCGATAATCGAGGGAAGCTTTCAGATATTCAACATGCAGAAGAATGTTTTTGTAGAACGGAATATATCTAAAATCGAATGGGATGCCGAGCAGGCAAAAAAAGGAGATTTCGATCACTTCTTCCTGAAAGAAATAATGGAGCAGGCGAACGTAATAGAGCGGATATCGAAAATAGATCCGAAACTAATAAAAGAAATTGCTGACGAAATAAAAAAGGCAAACGGAGTATATATTGTTGCCTGCGGAACTGCATCATATGCATGCCTTCACGGCCTCTACACATTCTCAAAAATTGCAAAAAAGCACATAAATTTCTGCGTTGCCTCCGAGTTCCAGCATTTCAAGCATTTTCTTACGGATAAGAGCCTTATAATAGCAGTTTCCCAAAGCGGAGAGACTGCAGACACGCTTTGTGCCATAAGGGCTGCAAAATCAATGGGTGCAAAAGTCGTATCAATAACAAATTCTATGGGATCTTCTCTTATGCGGGAATCACACAAATCGATACTGCAAAAAGCAGGCCCTGAAATCGCAGTAAACTCAACAAAAGCATACACTTCGCAGCTCGCTCTTCTTGGCCTGATAGCATACGAGCTTGCAGGAAATCTGGATGAAGGCATCGCTAAGCTTAACGAGCTTTCAAAAGACATATTTTACCTTACATCTGAGAACGCGCGAAAATTCGTAAAAACACTTGCAGAAAAACTGAAAGACCATGAGCACATATATCTTGTCGGTCGAGGCATGCAGTATCCTACAGCTCTTGAAGCTGCACACAAAATAAAGGAAGTTTCTTACATACATGCAGAGGCATTTGCCGCAGGTGAGCTGAAGCACGGACCTAACGCACTGATAACAAAAGGAACACCGTATGTGATTTTTACTGCAGATGAAAACGAAAAGGAAATAATATCGAGCGCGATGGAGGTAAAGGCGCGCGGAGCATATGTGATAGGCGTCGGCCCGAAAAACAACGACGTCTTTGATTATTTCATAAAGGTCCGCGAAGCAGGCGACTTCAATTCAATAGTCCAGATAATTCCTATGCAAATTTTGTCGTATCAGTTGGCGCTGTTACGCGGGTGCGACCCGGACAAGCCAAGGAATCTGGCGAAAAGTGTGACTGTAAAATAA
- the pgk gene encoding phosphoglycerate kinase, producing the protein MKLKKPNLKGKNVFHKVDMNSSFDKNTGQFKDISKIREAALSIKYALDCGARTVIVASHQGDRDKAESLKNHVEVLQLHLPQERITFAGKRCGDDIAEMVKNARDGEIIVLENTRLEDEEWAAPHPTQTKMYSMLKKIPDLNAIKDDPASHRKELCSFTILEHLSSEGVPVYGGPLLHNDVKMAAKACAMLEKKGGILLIGGRKLADQLELIPQILEKFPKTDALLGGLLSVHMEKALGKNLGPNNELLRDKDNLKSDETEMLKKAVEIMNKFKGRIVLPQDYFIKTDDTLLNVPVNEIHNGKVIDIGIKTIIDYKRRIEARRKTSVMINGAMGHYESAKFMTGPGFVGGAEVYSAAFDIENKHFVMCFGGDSTAIVNKLGFVPNMHSSSGKAFFKRIVYGPHFDCKFIFQNNGCNGNNKNGVNGNKGVDANKKIQKTTD; encoded by the coding sequence ATGAAACTCAAAAAACCTAATCTAAAAGGGAAAAACGTATTCCACAAAGTGGACATGAATTCGTCATTTGACAAAAATACGGGGCAGTTCAAGGACATCTCAAAAATCCGCGAGGCTGCGCTGTCGATAAAATACGCGCTTGACTGCGGCGCAAGAACAGTCATTGTCGCTTCGCATCAGGGAGACCGCGACAAAGCAGAAAGCCTAAAAAACCATGTTGAGGTCCTGCAATTGCACCTTCCGCAGGAAAGAATCACTTTCGCAGGAAAGCGGTGCGGAGACGATATTGCAGAAATGGTAAAAAATGCGCGAGATGGTGAAATCATAGTTCTTGAAAACACGCGGCTTGAAGACGAAGAATGGGCCGCGCCGCATCCCACACAGACAAAAATGTATTCAATGCTGAAAAAAATCCCGGACCTCAATGCAATAAAGGATGATCCTGCATCGCATAGAAAAGAGCTCTGCTCATTCACTATCTTAGAGCATTTGAGCAGCGAAGGAGTGCCGGTTTATGGCGGTCCGCTGCTTCACAATGACGTAAAAATGGCGGCAAAGGCGTGCGCAATGCTTGAGAAAAAAGGTGGAATTCTTCTTATCGGAGGCAGGAAGCTGGCAGACCAGCTTGAGCTAATTCCGCAGATTCTTGAAAAGTTCCCGAAAACAGACGCTCTGCTTGGTGGCCTTCTTTCAGTGCATATGGAAAAAGCGCTGGGAAAAAATCTTGGCCCGAACAACGAGCTTTTGCGCGACAAAGACAACCTGAAAAGCGATGAAACTGAAATGCTAAAAAAGGCTGTTGAGATAATGAATAAATTCAAAGGACGCATAGTATTGCCGCAAGATTATTTTATCAAAACTGACGACACATTACTGAATGTGCCTGTCAACGAAATACATAATGGAAAGGTCATTGACATCGGCATAAAGACAATCATAGACTACAAGCGAAGGATAGAGGCGCGCAGAAAAACAAGCGTCATGATAAACGGAGCGATGGGGCATTACGAATCCGCAAAATTCATGACAGGCCCGGGATTTGTCGGCGGCGCAGAAGTCTATTCCGCTGCATTCGACATAGAGAACAAACACTTTGTAATGTGCTTTGGCGGAGATTCTACTGCAATTGTGAACAAGCTCGGATTTGTCCCGAACATGCACAGCTCATCAGGAAAGGCATTTTTCAAGCGCATTGTCTACGGCCCGCATTTTGACTGCAAGTTTATTTTCCAGAATAATGGATGCAATGGAAATAATAAAAACGGCGTGAATGGAAATAAAGGCGTCGACGCAAATAAGAAAATACAAAAAACAACTGATTGA
- a CDS encoding nucleotidyltransferase family protein gives MDKKIQDIKAQLVPILKQNNVLKAGIFGSFARGEQKKSSDIDILIKFKEGKSLLDLARLELMLEKKLGRKVDLITYDSLHPLIKDKILKEEIQVI, from the coding sequence ATGGACAAAAAAATCCAGGATATCAAAGCTCAATTAGTACCGATCCTAAAACAAAACAACGTCTTAAAAGCCGGAATTTTTGGCTCTTTTGCGCGCGGAGAGCAAAAAAAGTCAAGCGATATTGACATATTGATTAAATTCAAGGAAGGTAAAAGCCTGCTTGACCTTGCAAGACTTGAGCTTATGCTCGAAAAAAAACTCGGAAGAAAAGTCGACTTAATAACTTACGACTCCCTTCACCCTTTGATAAAAGACAAAATTCTAAAGGAGGAGATTCAAGTCATATGA
- a CDS encoding DUF86 domain-containing protein, translated as MNKEPLVFVKHIQESMEKIEKSAKELSREDFLNSEETQDATIRRLEIIGEAAKNLPEEFRKKHPEIPWSEIIRTRDKLIHGYFGVDINLTYDIVKNDLPALKEKVKQILEKDSIGKNDLKPSK; from the coding sequence ATGAATAAAGAGCCTCTTGTTTTCGTTAAGCATATTCAGGAAAGCATGGAAAAAATCGAAAAATCTGCAAAAGAGCTTTCAAGAGAAGATTTTCTTAATTCCGAGGAAACTCAGGATGCGACCATAAGGCGACTTGAAATTATCGGCGAAGCTGCAAAAAACTTACCGGAAGAATTTCGAAAAAAACATCCAGAAATTCCGTGGAGTGAAATAATAAGGACGCGCGACAAGCTCATTCACGGATATTTTGGAGTGGATATTAACCTCACTTACGATATTGTAAAAAATGATTTGCCCGCATTAAAAGAAAAAGTAAAGCAAATTCTTGAAAAGGACAGTATTGGCAAAAATGACTTAAAGCCGTCAAAATGA
- a CDS encoding asparaginase, giving the protein MKLVFIQTGGTIDKDYPKTTKGYVFEISEPAIKRIVQRVAPNFDFEIVSVLKKDSLDITEADRIKISKTCQEVMADKIIITHGTDTMIETAKALSNIKNKVIILTGAARPEKFSDSDASFNLGVAIGAANVLKKGIYIAMNGRIYPWNNVKRKLETGQFIDY; this is encoded by the coding sequence GTGAAACTAGTGTTTATTCAAACCGGCGGAACAATAGATAAAGATTATCCAAAAACAACAAAAGGATATGTTTTTGAAATCTCAGAGCCCGCAATAAAAAGAATAGTGCAACGAGTTGCGCCCAACTTTGATTTTGAAATTGTTTCGGTCTTAAAAAAAGATAGTTTAGACATTACTGAAGCGGATAGGATTAAAATATCTAAAACATGCCAAGAGGTAATGGCCGATAAAATAATCATCACTCATGGAACCGATACGATGATAGAAACCGCAAAGGCGTTGAGCAATATAAAAAATAAAGTCATAATTTTGACAGGTGCCGCAAGACCTGAAAAATTTTCTGATTCTGACGCATCGTTTAATTTAGGCGTGGCTATCGGAGCAGCAAACGTTCTTAAAAAAGGTATCTATATCGCTATGAATGGTAGAATTTATCCTTGGAATAATGTCAAACGAAAGTTAGAAACAGGACAATTTATTGATTATTAA
- a CDS encoding type II glyceraldehyde-3-phosphate dehydrogenase yields MIRVGINGFGTIGKRVADAVALQDDMKVVGVVKTRPTFEAKLAQRKNYPLFTNVKENIPAFESAGLKVEGTLENLLDNCDVIVDCTPGKVGAINKEKLYAPRKIKAIFQGGEKSNIAEMSFNASTNYSACIGKNFLRVVSCNTTGLCRTLGAIDRTFGLQKVRATMIRRGADSGDSKTGPINAIVPNPPTIPSHHGADVNTILPKLDIVTGAFIVPTTLMHVHMVNAILKKNTTREEAIAVLENASRVILVNASDGIESTAQVMEYARDLGRPRGDLFEIAVWRESINVINGNELFYIQAVHQECNVVPENVDAIRAIMGIESDAHKSMEKTNKSLMILK; encoded by the coding sequence ATGATACGAGTAGGCATAAACGGCTTTGGAACAATCGGAAAAAGAGTGGCAGACGCTGTTGCGCTGCAGGATGACATGAAAGTTGTCGGTGTTGTCAAGACGCGCCCGACATTCGAGGCGAAACTCGCGCAAAGAAAGAATTATCCGCTTTTTACAAATGTCAAGGAAAATATTCCTGCATTTGAGTCCGCAGGATTAAAAGTCGAAGGAACGCTTGAAAATCTTCTGGATAATTGCGACGTGATTGTTGACTGCACTCCTGGAAAAGTCGGCGCGATAAACAAGGAAAAACTCTATGCGCCGCGCAAAATCAAGGCAATATTTCAGGGCGGAGAGAAGTCGAATATCGCGGAAATGTCATTTAATGCATCAACTAATTACTCCGCATGCATAGGCAAGAATTTCCTGCGCGTGGTTTCCTGCAACACAACAGGACTCTGCAGGACGCTCGGCGCAATTGACAGAACATTCGGTCTGCAAAAAGTCCGCGCAACAATGATACGCAGAGGCGCAGATTCTGGAGATTCGAAAACAGGCCCGATTAACGCAATAGTTCCCAACCCCCCGACAATCCCGAGCCATCACGGCGCTGATGTCAATACAATCTTGCCGAAACTGGACATTGTAACCGGAGCATTTATTGTACCGACAACATTGATGCATGTACATATGGTAAATGCAATACTGAAAAAAAATACAACTCGCGAGGAAGCAATCGCAGTGCTTGAAAATGCTTCAAGAGTTATCCTTGTAAACGCGTCAGACGGAATTGAATCAACCGCACAGGTGATGGAATACGCGCGAGACCTTGGAAGGCCGCGCGGCGACCTGTTTGAAATCGCAGTCTGGCGCGAAAGCATCAATGTCATAAACGGCAACGAATTGTTCTACATACAGGCAGTGCACCAGGAATGCAATGTTGTGCCCGAGAATGTCGATGCGATACGCGCGATTATGGGCATTGAATCAGACGCGCACAAAAGCATGGAAAAGACGAATAAGAGCTTAATGATTTTGAAATAG
- a CDS encoding pyruvate synthase subunit beta translates to MFMPSTDLITPGHRTCAGCGPAITIREVLRATGPDVIICEATGCMEVTTTPYPESSWKIPWIHVTFENAASVASGVKAALRTQGNNHTQVIALGGDGGMVDIGFGAVSGALERNEDILIITYDNEAYANTGVQRSGATPYGASTTTSPAGTDSIGKPEWKKNLPMIAAAHGCKYVATASPAYPADLANKVKKALSIKGVKYMHILSPCPIGWRTESSQTIQIAKLAVTSGMWVLYEIENGLFKRTFTQKTMPVKEYLAPQGRFNHLKDADIAKIQEHVNSAWNALENLEKSGVNLIKIL, encoded by the coding sequence ATATTCATGCCAAGTACAGATTTAATAACCCCGGGACATCGGACATGCGCGGGCTGCGGACCGGCGATTACAATACGCGAAGTGCTGCGCGCAACAGGCCCTGACGTTATTATCTGCGAAGCCACGGGATGTATGGAAGTAACTACAACACCATATCCTGAAAGTTCCTGGAAAATCCCTTGGATTCATGTGACTTTTGAGAATGCGGCATCAGTTGCTTCTGGAGTAAAAGCGGCTTTGCGAACACAGGGCAACAACCACACGCAAGTCATTGCACTGGGTGGTGATGGCGGAATGGTTGATATAGGATTTGGCGCGGTTTCAGGCGCGCTTGAAAGAAATGAAGACATACTTATTATAACCTATGACAATGAGGCCTATGCAAATACAGGTGTGCAACGTTCCGGTGCAACGCCGTATGGCGCATCTACAACAACATCTCCTGCAGGAACGGATTCAATCGGCAAGCCCGAATGGAAGAAAAACCTGCCTATGATTGCTGCAGCTCACGGATGCAAATATGTTGCCACAGCATCACCAGCATATCCTGCAGATCTTGCAAACAAAGTCAAAAAGGCGCTGTCAATAAAGGGTGTCAAATATATGCACATTCTTTCGCCATGCCCAATTGGATGGCGCACAGAGTCTTCGCAGACAATACAAATTGCAAAATTAGCAGTAACAAGCGGTATGTGGGTTCTTTACGAAATTGAAAACGGGCTCTTTAAGAGAACATTTACGCAAAAAACAATGCCTGTAAAAGAATATCTCGCGCCGCAGGGCAGGTTCAATCACTTAAAAGACGCAGACATCGCAAAGATACAGGAGCATGTTAACAGCGCATGGAATGCACTTGAGAATTTGGAAAAGAGCGGCGTGAATTTGATTAAGATTCTTTAG
- a CDS encoding NUDIX domain-containing protein, which produces MVDIKAIPKEISDEILEWAVIPTFDLVIEYGDEGVVIVKRKVAPYQNVWALPGRRMLKGENIDDTLIRIADREVGLLINPSERNFLGQYVGKFTTKHNRQDLSTGYSISVSSDQKISLEELRFSSMRIINSREEIPSQTGAMYKFYLNRYFDLK; this is translated from the coding sequence ATGGTGGATATAAAAGCCATACCAAAAGAAATTTCTGACGAAATATTGGAATGGGCTGTTATTCCTACATTTGATCTTGTTATTGAATATGGAGATGAAGGCGTAGTTATTGTGAAAAGAAAAGTCGCCCCATATCAAAACGTATGGGCTTTACCCGGACGAAGAATGCTCAAGGGAGAAAATATAGACGATACGCTTATCCGAATTGCAGATCGGGAAGTGGGATTGCTAATCAATCCATCAGAAAGGAACTTTTTAGGGCAGTATGTCGGTAAATTCACAACAAAACATAATCGACAAGATTTATCGACAGGATATTCTATAAGCGTTTCATCAGATCAAAAAATAAGCCTTGAAGAACTGCGTTTTTCTTCAATGAGAATAATAAATTCTAGAGAGGAGATTCCTTCACAAACCGGAGCAATGTACAAATTTTATCTGAATAGATATTTTGATCTTAAATAA
- a CDS encoding transcription factor S has translation MKLCDKCGILMMPQKDGAKTILVCKKCGKSAKAENINPKAKASGVIHEKMLHDLGDVIPVIGDKKSRILPLTKIDCPECKHNEAVWWTQQTRSSDEPETRFYRCTSCQKTWREYS, from the coding sequence ATGAAACTGTGCGACAAATGCGGAATATTGATGATGCCTCAAAAGGACGGCGCAAAGACGATATTAGTCTGCAAAAAATGCGGAAAAAGCGCAAAGGCAGAGAACATAAATCCGAAAGCCAAAGCTTCAGGCGTAATTCATGAGAAAATGTTGCATGATTTAGGTGATGTAATTCCGGTTATTGGCGATAAAAAATCAAGAATATTGCCACTTACCAAAATAGATTGCCCCGAATGCAAGCACAACGAGGCTGTATGGTGGACGCAGCAGACGCGTTCATCTGATGAGCCGGAAACACGATTCTATAGATGCACTTCATGCCAGAAGACGTGGAGAGAATATAGTTAA